TGGAGTGCGGCTCGGGCAAGGGTTGTCCATGCGTCGTTCGCCAGGAAGCGCTCGAAGCGGCGGGTGTCGCTCTGCCGGCCTCGATCGCGGCTCCGGCACAACGCGAGACTGCCGAGGAGAAGCCGGCCCGAGATCGCGGCAGGGGACGGCAGTCGGATCGGCCTGGCAGGCGGCCGGAGAAGTCCGGCCAGAAGGCGGCCCCCAAGCCGGTGGACAAGCCGACCGAGGGCAAGAGCGAGCGCAAGACCGAGGGAAGGACCCAGCCAAAGGGCGAAAGCGAAGGGGCGGCACAGCCGAAACCCGCAGCCCGGAGGCGGAGGCGTCGCCGCAAGCCATCCGGCGGCGAGGCCACACAGGACGGCTAGAACGATAGTGCGCCGACGTAGCTCAGCTGGTAGAGCAACGCACTCGTAATGCGTAGGTCAGGGGTTCGAGTCCCCTCGTCGGCTCCAGGTAGTTCACCTGCGGAAACACACCGTTTCGGCAGATACAAGAGGCCCGCAGGATTCACGTCTGCGGGCCTCATGCGTACTATCCGTGCGCCTATTTTGCCGCACGGGCCTCATTCCGGGCCTCTCCGAGCGCTTCCACGGCCTTTCGTTTCCGAGTGTCGAAGGCGTGGGCGTAGGTCTTGAGCAGAACGTCCGGGGAGTGCCCTGTCATGGCCGCGATCGTCACGGCGTCGAATCCGAAAGCGATCATCTGCGATACCCAGGAGTGCCTCAGAACGTGCGGCGCGATGTGTCCGAGCGTGTTCCGCTCCGCGACGGTCCTGAAAGCGACCGAGAACGCCTCAGGAGTGATGAGAGGTTTACCACCACAAGATGAAGATCGTGTCACTTGTGGAGCGCGACGGAGGGCGCCGCTCGTTCCATGTTGACAAGGTGAATCCTGCAACCATCACGCCCATCCGGTGCAACAACATCCTGGCTGAGTCACGAGTCCATACTGACGAGTCCTCGATCTACTGGCGGATACGGGTGGACGAGAGGTACTATCTCTTCATCAGTTCAACGTATGCCGACTCGGAGGCAGAGCTTCGTGCCGTGATTTAGGCAGTCATCGAACTGGACTGCATCCCGGTTGACATGGAGCTGCCTCCTGCAGCGGAGCCTGGGGTTGACGTTGCCGCCATCAGAGGGAGGAGCAATCCATGAGGATTCGAAACGGACTCCGCAGGCGTGCCGCCCTAACCTCCGTGGTGATGTTCTGCGTCGCACCGTTGCTGCTCTCCGGCGTAGCCAGCTCGGCTGCGCTCGACCCGGCCTCCTCGACCCTGCTGGGAACCACGACGCGCGTCTCTGTGGCCTCGGGTGGTGAACCGGCAAACAACGTGGCGATGCTCTGCTCCATCTCTCACAACGGACGATACGTAGCATTTGCTTCGAATGCTTCCAATCTAGTCCCCGGCGACACGAACGGGACGTGGGACATCTTCGTCCGCGATTCCCTGATGGACGTCACCAACCGCGTCTCCGTGGCCACGGGCGGTGCTCAGGCAGACTACATGAGCTGGGACAACGCCATCTCCGCCGACGGCCGCCATGTTGCGTTCACCTCACATGCGAGCAACCTTGTCCCCGGGGACACCAACGATGTCCTAGATGTGTTCATGCGTGATATGCGATCCGGTGAGACCACCCGCGTCTCGACAGCCTCCGACGGCACCCAAGGGAACTATGCTTCAGGAAGCGCCGGGGGGTTCAACGGTGAGGTCGCGATCAGCGCCGACGGCCGCTATGTCGCGTTCTCCTCTCAGGCCTCCAACCTCGTTTCGGACGACACCAACAGTGCCGAAGACGTCTTCGTGCGAGACACGCTTGCGGGCCAGACCCGCCGCGTCTCAGTGGCGTCGGATGGAGCTGAAGGAAACGCTCAGTCGGGCAACCGCGTCGGCCTCGCCATCTCCGCCGATGGCCGCTACGTCGCCTTCGCGAGCGGCGCCACCAACCTCGTCCCGGGCGGCACGACGAGGTACAGTGTCTTCGTCCATGACACCGTGGGCGGTGTGACAAGGGTGGTCGGACCGCTGATCGGACCGCCGGACGGTTACGGTTCTGCTACTGCTGGTCTGGCCATCTCCGATGATGGACGCTACGTGGCATTCGCATCTACTGTTTCCGACCTCGTCGTCGGCGACACGAACAACGCCCAGGATGTCTTCGTCCGCGACATGCAGGCCGGCGCCACCACTTGCGTCTCGGTGGACTCCGATGGCCATCCTGGAGGCGCACCCTCCGGCTACTACACCGGCATCGGCATCTCCGCCGATGGCCGCTACGCTACCTTCGCGAGCTACGCATCGAATCTCGTACCCGACGATACAAACCACGAGATGGACATCTTCGTCCGCGATACGGGGACCGCTACGACCACTCGTGTGTCGGTAGCATCCGACGGTACACAGGCCAACTACTGGTCTGGTGGGGGAGACGCTGTGTACTGGATCACGGGTGGCCCTGATATTTCGGCCGACGGCCGCTCTGTGGCGTTTCTGAGCAGAGCCTCCAATCTCATCCCCGGCGGCACGAGCGGCATCCAGGCCATCTTCGTCAACGAGGGCGTACGAGACGGTGACTTCTTGCTTTCAGAGGAGTCGTCGACCACGACGAGCACCGTCGCCACGCTCCGTTCAAGGACGGCGACAGCGGATGCTCTGGCCGCCAGCGGCGACCTCACCGGCACCGTCGAATTCGAGGGCCTGGAGCTCGTCACCGTCGAGACCGGTGCTTTCGCAGACAAGGGATTCGTGAGCGCCCGATGGCGCGCCACTCTAGAGGGCGTTGAGTACACGGGGGAGTGGTCGGCACTCGTTTCGTATGAGGAGGGCGCGAGGAAGTACCGCTTGCGAGGGATGTTCGACGGCGATCTGCGGGGCACGGTTGACGGGTATCTTGCAGAGACGACGTCAACCACCGGCGTATTCGACCGATACACAGCGACGTGGCGGCTCACGAGCGGCGGCGCCCTCCTCGTCTCGGCAGCCATCGGCGTCGAGGGCAGCTTGTCGTATGACGGACCTGCGACTGACTATCCATCGACCGAACTCGACATTGAGCAGATCGCCATGCGCGGCTCGGTCTACGGATCCAACGGCGGGCCGCTCGGCGCCACGCTCACAACTGCCCGAATCACGGACCCGGCCAGTCCGTTCACCGGCAAAGGCTTCACCATCATGTCGTACGTCTGGGGCGGAGGTTCCGGCCAAGGGTGGGCAACCGTCCGTCCAGATTCCCTATATGCTTCGACCGAGGCAAGGGGGATGCTCAGCGGACCGCTTGCGGGAAGCATCGAGGGACGCTTTGACGAAGGTACATTCCGGGGGACGACTCAGCGAATCGATGCGGGCCGTCCGCCTCAGCCGGAGCTTAGGGCGAGGATTATTGGGCCGGAGCGTGTCAGCCCCGGCCAGACGGTAGACTACGTCGTGGAGCTGCGCAACGACGGCTTGCTCCCGGCGAAGGACGTGAGCGTCGTCCTTCTGCCCTCCGGCTTGGGCGATCATGTCTCGTCGACTGACGGCGGCGTCTACGATGGCGTGCTGCACTCGGTGCGATGGGATCTCATCGAGGTTCTGCCCCGCTCGACCGTTCGTTTCTACTACCGCACGACGATCATCTGGGGTTTGCCGAACGACGCCCCACTCGGATTCAGCTCCGCGGCACTTACGCACGACGGGGCAGATGCGCTGCTCGCCCACCACACAGCGCCTCTGAGCCGCGAGCAGATGAGCGCCGGAGAGCTGCTCTGGGGGGTTGCAGGGAATGTCGTCGGCGTTCCGTTTGTCGCTGTCAGCGAGTTGTTCGGGGTCAGCCAGCTGATGCCCGACGCCGTCTTCTACTACATCGCGAAGCGGCTCAACATGGCCATCTTGGAGGCCGACGAGACCAATCTCGACTCCCTCATCAGATATCGGGATGCAGTGCTGACGCTCTTGAATAGCTGCAGATACGATGCTAGCTACATTGCCGATCACTACCCCGCTGGCTCCACTCTCAGGAGCATCATCATTCAACTGAGGCAGGATAGCGGAGTCACGTCACTGAAGGCCGACACGTTCTCCCACGCCAATGCCGCCCGTGACCCCAACGCGATGTCGGTCACTCCGACCAGCGCCATCCTGCCCGGGACCATGCTCGAGTACACGATCGACTACGAGAACGAGGGCGAAGGCACCGCCTACGGCGTCTACATCACCGACGTCCTCGACGAGGACCTGGACGATTCGACGCTGTCGATAGGCGGTGGGGGCACGTACGATGCACCGACTCGCACAATCACGTGGTTCATCGGCGAAGTCGGCCCCAGTGAGAAGGGCCAGCGCACGCTGAGCGTCAGCGTGGAAACAAGCTGCGTCTCGGGCGACGAGGTCATCAACTACGCGACCGTGCACTTCCCGAGCGTGCCGGAGGTGACTCCGACGAATCCGACCGTTTCCCGGGTCGAGACCACGCGTCCGACTACCCCGACGGTCGTCGATGATGGCTCATACACGGCGACAGAGACCGTTGTGCAGGCGACTTGGTCGGCCGCTGATCCCGAGTCGGGGATCGCGGAGTACCAGTACGCGATCGGCACGGCGCAATACCCCGCAGCTGGCTGGAATAGCGTGTCGGACTGGACTTCCGTTGGGACCGAGACCGTCGTTGCCGCGCAAGGGCTGTCTCTCGCAGATGCCGGCGTCTACTACGTTTCCGTCAAAGCGCGCAACGGCCTCGACATGTGGAGCGACGTCGGGGTCAGCGACGGCATAATCGTGGACGTCTCACCGCCGGTTCCGGCTTCTGACGCCACAGCTTCCTACATGGGTGTCGCCACCGTCCACATCACCGCCACAGACACAGGTTCGGGCGTGGATTGGATTGAGTACGTGCTCGACTCGGCTGCCCCCGTCCGTATCGACGGAGATGCTGCCTCCTTCACGGTCTCTTCGGCAGGAAAGCATACCGTGGCCTACCGGGCGGCGGACGCCGCGGGCAACGTTTCCGGCACCGTGTGCAAGACCTTCACGGTCGCCACGACGGCTGAGGAAGCCGAGCGCGTTTCGAGCAAGACGCGCTACTCCACCGCGGTCGCCATAGCCCGCAAGGGTTTCGACACCGACCCGACCACTCCCGGGACGCAGTGGGGAGGGGTGACACACGTCATAATCGCGTCGGGCGAGGACCGTGCGGCGGCCGACCCGCTTGCCGCCTCCGGTCTCGTCTGGGCATACGACGGCCCGCTGTTCCTCGTCTCTTCAAGAGATGTGCCGTCCGAGGTCGAGCAGGCCGTGGCCGAGATCAAGACCCAGGCGGGAGGCACCGTCACCGTACACATCGTAGGCGGCCCCGTGTCCGTGCCCGAGGCGCGCTACACCGAGCTGTCCAAAGCCGTGGGAGGCGGGCTCGCCAAACACAGGCTGCTTTCCACTGGGGGAAGATACGACATGGCCGCAACGATCGCGCGTGAGATGCGGAAGGCCAACGGCGGGGTGGCTCCAGAGGTCGTGCTCATCGCGAACGGGGCTGACCCGGCGAAGTTCTTCGACGCGCTCGCGCTCTCGCCGATAGCCGCGGCAAAGGGATATCCCATCCTGCTCGTCTCTGCAGGCTCGGTGCCTTCCGCCACGATGCGGGTGATCGACGAGTTCGACCCCGATCTCATCGTCATCGGCGGCGGGGTCAACACGGTGACCTCTCCCGTCCAGAAGGCGCTTGCCAAGAAGGCGCCTACCGAGCAGTGGTACGTCGGCTCTCGCTACACCACCGCCATCCGCATCGCCGACAAGGCTGTGGCGAAAGGCTGGCTAACCCGTACCATGACGGGCATCGCGGCCAAGCTTCCTGATGCGCTTACCGGAGGCGGCGTGGTGGGACGCGAGGGCGGCGTGTTGCTCATCACCGATGGGGGGAAGCTCACGGGCGAGGTTGGCAGCTGGCTTTCGGCTCACAAGTCGGAGATTGCGCGATGCTACGTCTTCGGCGGGCCGAACTCGGTGACGCAGGGAGTGCTCGACGCCATCGAGGGGAAGCTGGACTAGT
This genomic interval from Actinomycetota bacterium contains the following:
- a CDS encoding tyrosine-type recombinase/integrase; translation: MTRSSSCGGKPLITPEAFSVAFRTVAERNTLGHIAPHVLRHSWVSQMIAFGFDAVTIAAMTGHSPDVLLKTYAHAFDTRKRKAVEALGEARNEARAAK
- a CDS encoding cell wall-binding repeat-containing protein, which codes for MRIRNGLRRRAALTSVVMFCVAPLLLSGVASSAALDPASSTLLGTTTRVSVASGGEPANNVAMLCSISHNGRYVAFASNASNLVPGDTNGTWDIFVRDSLMDVTNRVSVATGGAQADYMSWDNAISADGRHVAFTSHASNLVPGDTNDVLDVFMRDMRSGETTRVSTASDGTQGNYASGSAGGFNGEVAISADGRYVAFSSQASNLVSDDTNSAEDVFVRDTLAGQTRRVSVASDGAEGNAQSGNRVGLAISADGRYVAFASGATNLVPGGTTRYSVFVHDTVGGVTRVVGPLIGPPDGYGSATAGLAISDDGRYVAFASTVSDLVVGDTNNAQDVFVRDMQAGATTCVSVDSDGHPGGAPSGYYTGIGISADGRYATFASYASNLVPDDTNHEMDIFVRDTGTATTTRVSVASDGTQANYWSGGGDAVYWITGGPDISADGRSVAFLSRASNLIPGGTSGIQAIFVNEGVRDGDFLLSEESSTTTSTVATLRSRTATADALAASGDLTGTVEFEGLELVTVETGAFADKGFVSARWRATLEGVEYTGEWSALVSYEEGARKYRLRGMFDGDLRGTVDGYLAETTSTTGVFDRYTATWRLTSGGALLVSAAIGVEGSLSYDGPATDYPSTELDIEQIAMRGSVYGSNGGPLGATLTTARITDPASPFTGKGFTIMSYVWGGGSGQGWATVRPDSLYASTEARGMLSGPLAGSIEGRFDEGTFRGTTQRIDAGRPPQPELRARIIGPERVSPGQTVDYVVELRNDGLLPAKDVSVVLLPSGLGDHVSSTDGGVYDGVLHSVRWDLIEVLPRSTVRFYYRTTIIWGLPNDAPLGFSSAALTHDGADALLAHHTAPLSREQMSAGELLWGVAGNVVGVPFVAVSELFGVSQLMPDAVFYYIAKRLNMAILEADETNLDSLIRYRDAVLTLLNSCRYDASYIADHYPAGSTLRSIIIQLRQDSGVTSLKADTFSHANAARDPNAMSVTPTSAILPGTMLEYTIDYENEGEGTAYGVYITDVLDEDLDDSTLSIGGGGTYDAPTRTITWFIGEVGPSEKGQRTLSVSVETSCVSGDEVINYATVHFPSVPEVTPTNPTVSRVETTRPTTPTVVDDGSYTATETVVQATWSAADPESGIAEYQYAIGTAQYPAAGWNSVSDWTSVGTETVVAAQGLSLADAGVYYVSVKARNGLDMWSDVGVSDGIIVDVSPPVPASDATASYMGVATVHITATDTGSGVDWIEYVLDSAAPVRIDGDAASFTVSSAGKHTVAYRAADAAGNVSGTVCKTFTVATTAEEAERVSSKTRYSTAVAIARKGFDTDPTTPGTQWGGVTHVIIASGEDRAAADPLAASGLVWAYDGPLFLVSSRDVPSEVEQAVAEIKTQAGGTVTVHIVGGPVSVPEARYTELSKAVGGGLAKHRLLSTGGRYDMAATIAREMRKANGGVAPEVVLIANGADPAKFFDALALSPIAAAKGYPILLVSAGSVPSATMRVIDEFDPDLIVIGGGVNTVTSPVQKALAKKAPTEQWYVGSRYTTAIRIADKAVAKGWLTRTMTGIAAKLPDALTGGGVVGREGGVLLITDGGKLTGEVGSWLSAHKSEIARCYVFGGPNSVTQGVLDAIEGKLD